GCCATCTCCGGCACAATCGTGGCTCCCATTCCTTCTTGCACCATCACAAAAATCGTCCGCAAATCAATCACCTCACACTGGATTTTTGGGGTGATTTTGGCTTTGCGAAACATCGCTGTAATCAACGGTTTGCAGCCTGCTTTCGACATGATGAACGGTTCCTGTGCCAGTTGGCGAATGGAGATCTGCGAGTGTTGTGCCAGAGGGTGCTGGAGTGAAGTCACCACTAAAAACTCATCCTTTGTGATGGGAATAGTTTCTAGCTCATCAATCGGTAAAACGACCACACCAACATCCACCGCGCGGGTATGAATCCACTCCCGCACTTCATCATCGGTTCCCTCAAACAGTACCACCTCAATACCGGGATATCGCTGCCGAAATTGGCGCAACACTTTTGGAAGAAATTGAGCCGAGACACTGGGAAAGCTTCCCAAACGAACTTTTCCGGCTTCCAGTCCGACTGCGGCAGATGTTTCCTGATGAATATGTTCAACACAAGCCAGCATTTCTTGCGCTTGCAGCAGCACTCGTTGACCAATATCCGTGAGAAAAACACCAGTGCGATCGCGCTCCAATAAAGACACTTGCAATTCTTTCTCTAACGCAGCGACGGCATGGCTTACGGCAGATTGGGTCATGCCCAACTGTTCACTGGCGATGGTGAAACTTCGCATCTCTGCAACGGTAGCAAAGGCTTGAATCTGCGCCAGGGTGATATGAATTCGTTTCATGCATCAAATGCATCAAATCAATTTGACTCATGATTATACGGCTATTTAAGCTAATACCAATTCGATCGTTCAAGACTACCCATCTGACCCCTACTAACCTTCCCTTGACAAGTTTGCAAGTCCTCAACCCTTGTCACGACTAGAAGCACCCGTACTTGGAACCGATGCGAAGCGCGCCTTTGGGTTAACTCAAAAACCTTCTGCTAGGGGGTTTGGGGGAGGCAGTGGCGTCCCCCAATGGGGGTTTGGGGGAGAATCCCCCAATGCCTGGTTCTCAACCTCATTCTGGCGATAGGGTGTGACCCGTAGAAACAATTTCTAGAACTGCCATCAAACCCATATTGGAGGATTACACGATGAGCCGCATTGCCATTTTGGGAGAGTATGATCCCACCTTTGAGCCGCATATCGCAACCGATCGCGCGATCGCCCAT
The window above is part of the Oscillatoria sp. FACHB-1407 genome. Proteins encoded here:
- a CDS encoding LysR family transcriptional regulator, which gives rise to MKRIHITLAQIQAFATVAEMRSFTIASEQLGMTQSAVSHAVAALEKELQVSLLERDRTGVFLTDIGQRVLLQAQEMLACVEHIHQETSAAVGLEAGKVRLGSFPSVSAQFLPKVLRQFRQRYPGIEVVLFEGTDDEVREWIHTRAVDVGVVVLPIDELETIPITKDEFLVVTSLQHPLAQHSQISIRQLAQEPFIMSKAGCKPLITAMFRKAKITPKIQCEVIDLRTIFVMVQEGMGATIVPEMALPSDRSQLHMMSLEPRQFRQLAFAVPSLPSVTPAVAKFLHEATLC